In Spirosoma agri, one DNA window encodes the following:
- a CDS encoding helix-turn-helix domain-containing protein encodes MIDLAKEKLLSEPASVSEIAYELGFKYPRLFKQHVGYTPKDYRNSLH; translated from the coding sequence GTGATTGATCTGGCGAAAGAAAAATTGCTAAGCGAGCCGGCTTCCGTTAGTGAAATTGCGTATGAACTGGGCTTTAAATACCCCCGACTTTTTAAGCAGCATGTTGGGTACACACCGAAAGACTATCGGAACTCGCTCCATTAA
- a CDS encoding MIP/aquaporin family protein: MSDSFTTNLRRAFVQHWPNYMAEAMGVSLFMIGSCCTAVLLHHPDSPVRQFLGESKLVRRTVQAVIMGLVLLIINYNPAGKKSGSLINPAITLSYRYLGKISTVDTIWYILFQCTGAISWGFIFYQLLEKWYSHPDVNYNLSAPRPEMGGWPVAFLAEFSISSLLIFVSLLSLHSKKFHKLSSSFGVGLIMLYIIFEAPFSGMSTNPARSLGTAAGALNFHYYWIYMVAPFSAMLLTTFVFQRIWKPNHPVRSGSKKGWFRTDKIPPNFPIVSPD, from the coding sequence ATGTCCGATTCGTTCACCACCAATCTGCGTCGGGCCTTTGTACAGCATTGGCCAAATTATATGGCGGAAGCAATGGGGGTCTCATTATTTATGATCGGCTCGTGTTGTACAGCCGTTTTGTTGCACCATCCCGATTCGCCGGTTCGTCAATTTTTGGGTGAATCGAAACTAGTGCGTCGAACCGTTCAGGCCGTTATTATGGGGCTTGTGCTGCTAATCATCAACTATAACCCGGCTGGCAAAAAATCGGGCTCACTTATTAATCCAGCCATTACGCTATCATATCGCTATTTGGGTAAAATTTCCACTGTTGACACGATATGGTACATTTTATTTCAATGTACCGGCGCCATTAGTTGGGGGTTCATTTTTTACCAGTTGCTGGAGAAGTGGTATTCCCATCCTGATGTCAATTATAATCTAAGTGCGCCAAGGCCTGAAATGGGCGGTTGGCCCGTTGCCTTCCTAGCCGAATTTAGTATATCGAGTCTACTAATATTCGTCTCGCTACTATCGCTGCATTCTAAAAAATTTCACAAGCTCAGCAGTTCATTTGGTGTGGGCTTGATTATGCTTTACATCATTTTTGAAGCACCTTTTTCGGGCATGAGTACGAATCCAGCCCGTTCCTTGGGAACAGCGGCTGGCGCCTTAAATTTTCACTATTATTGGATTTATATGGTGGCCCCCTTTAGTGCGATGCTCTTGACCACGTTTGTTTTTCAACGAATATGGAAGCCTAACCATCCTGTTCGCTCTGGCAGTAAAAAAGGCTGGTTTAGAACCGATAAAATTCCCCCGAATTTTCCAATTGTTTCTCCTGATTAG